One Nicotiana tabacum cultivar K326 chromosome 23, ASM71507v2, whole genome shotgun sequence genomic window, aatttttgctttcttttgagtgagtgttattagaatagattgagtATATCTTAAGGAGCTTAAATCtcatttttgggatgatttggtgaagttttgaggtggtttgaattggaaattcgaagtaaaaactgAACGCGAAAAAAATAATATGTGTATCACACGGTGTATTAtctgtgtatcacatatgtatcatatttgtatcaattgtgtatcacatgtatacttatgtgtgagatacatgcgtgatacatgtgtcgcaaaaaatttttttgaactcgatttaattacgaattttgatacaaaaccagtccaaatctttctcaaattttatatattgacttatatatatgttttcaatgaatttcaactatacccaaaAAGCAAAGCAAGTTCCAGGGATGCGGGCAGAGGGGGGTTTCTCGATAGTCCAAAACTAGTGATCTAGGCTTCTCGAGCAAAGATtgaaaaagttttatttttttgcttagatttttggaatattataattttttttgtatttcatcaccttatttgctacctcatccatgaaatttcctttccgtcttgtATCTAATattgctaatcacgcttaaaaatatggaaggagattttttcatgtgattctttgagagaaagaaccttatttatttgattttttaatttttatatgtgtttgactagttttggtaagtctatgactaATGGCCAGATGTTggtaagttgagacttatttgggATATTTGTGTAAGTTTTCCTATTATAAATTGGggtgctacctcatccatgaaatttcctttccgtcttgcatctaatattgctaatcacgcttaaaaatatggaaggagattttttcatgtgattctttgagagaaagaaccttatttatttgattttttaatttttatatgtgtttgactagttttggtaagtctatgactaatggccacaggttggtaagttgagacttatttgggATATTTGTGTAAGTTTCCCTATTATAAATTGGGGTGCTACTACTTATTTTCTCGTAGAGAGATTCAAGAGTTTATGAGTTGTGAAAAAACCTCCTACCACATTCTCTCCctagtttaataaatttcttctaTATAGTATTTGTTGAACTTTTTGCTTGTGCCTAAATTATTCCTGGGGTATTTCAATCCttcaaaatggtatcagagcaagatTCAAGACAGGCTCATCTTGGTGGGTTTAGTTCTAGCCGCAACCTATTTAACGGTAATCATGATTTTatctgagaaatttgaccggagtACTACtcacgttgagacaaactttgtggtggagatttggagatgcgaccTGTTGAAGATTATGTGAAGAAAGTGAATCAGatttattttgtcagaaaattcaacAAAGACTATAtagaagaaatttattaaactagGGAGAGAACGTGGTAGGAGGCTTTTTCACAACTCATAAACTCTTGAATCTCTCTACAAGAAAACAAGTAGTAacacccctatttataatactacaaaaTCAAAAACCTATTTCAATATAAAATTGGTAAACAAAACCTAACTAGACATGAACTAAATAAACTACCAAATATCAAATCCTAGACAACTtaggaatactaattaatcttggtTTAGTTTTCAACAATGTATGAGCTGCAAATTGGATATATTTACACAGTGATATTTGGTCGAGACTGAGACGGTTTGGTGGATAAGTAAAATTATTATAGTAGTAATAATATGTTATAATATAAGATATGTTATGCACTTTCTATTTGAAATAAACAAAAATTTAAAGTAACTTCTAAAATATTAACATCTTATGGTGTCATTAGCTATTATTATTAGTTAGTATATTGAAATAATTTCTATTAGTAGAAAGCAAAATACTACTAATTATGTACTGAATAATCCAGGTACATTGTTAAAAGAAATACCAAGCTAACAGACGATTAACATATGCCAAACAACATAATCTATAAATGTGATGCAGTGGCCAAATAAGCTAAACATAAGCTCATTGCTAATGtcttcataaaataaatatatgaaataaaaccGATTATGTTGGCAATTTAATATTTCACAAAAAGAACTTAGTGAGGTTAATAAATCGAATAATTCATTTAAAATATCTTATTTAGTAATTAAATCAAACTATATCATTTTAAAATTGTTGTTAACAtggtcttctttcttttcttttgatggTAGAAGTATTaattcattattttcattaagcTTTAAAAAAAGATAATGACCCATTTTGGTTTTACGTTTGATCAGCAGTGACTGAGCCAGAAATTTTACTGATGACtatcaaatattaaaaaaaaaatatgtaaagaAAATAAGGAGAATCAACATATAGTATATATGCATAAAAAAGTTTGACCTAACTAATAGTGTAATTTTATGGCAAAAGAGTATCAATTCCTTAACATAAGGTAGCTCCGTCCATCTTGACCAGTCAACTATAGCCATAATAATAATACTTCTTTTTTCAAGTTATATGCGAATAGTTTAGTGTTAGACAACCAGATGATGAAAAAGTTATAACTATGTGAACCATAATATCACGATTACGAATAATAAGAGATTGAAATATATGCAAGTActtgttgtttttctttattaATGTATTTTAGTTAAATTTTGTATTACTGAACGACATACATGAATAACTATAGAAAAATATCCTCTTTACAAATATCCGTTTAAATTACTGTACAGATATTTAGACACTATTCTGGACTTTAACAGTCTTATTGAAATAAGGGTAAAGGTATTTTTTGTTATTAAAGatattgaaattatattaaaattgAAAGTGTAAGAGTTatctaaaaaaaaatgaattttcttGTTGTGTTTCTACTTCTAGATAGAAGCTAATCCAAAAGCAGAAAAATTTGGCCAAATAAACTActtataaaatttaattaaaatattaaaatttaataaaAGTTTCTAAATATTCTTAAAAAAAATTCCTGAAACAGACCCaaaaaaaggaaagagtttaTATGGGAGGAGGAGTTTATATGGACCTTATAATTGTTGTCTTACTTCCCCTTTTGTTGTTTGGTGTCTACCTTCTCCAAATCCTACCACAATTTGGTGTAGGAATGGCAGTTACTACTATAAATATTTGTTTATTCTGTGGCATTGTGGATTTTAAATTTGTCGGAGAATTCCATCAAAGTAATATGGAGGATACAAGAGACCGAATTTCCCAACTGCCAGAGCCAATTTTGCATCACATCTTGTCTTTCCTTCTTGTTAAAGATGCTGTACGAATGTCTACACTGTCCAAGATTTGGACCAGTGCATTGAATTCACTCTCCTACTTAGATTTTGGTGAAGATTTTTTCTATGGGCCACAAGACATGCGAAATCTCTTGAAAGCTGTGACCCAAATTCTAGTAATTCGGCTAAAGCACAAGATTTCTGTGGAAAAGTTTTGGCTACGATTACCCTATTTGCGTAGGAGGTTTTATTATGTTCACAGGTGGATTAAATTACTCGTAGCTTGTAATGTCAAAGAGTTTGATCTAAGTGTAGGCAGACGTATTTATGAAGGAAAACAGTTACACAATAAGTTGCCTGAGGTAATCTTTGATGCCAAAGCACTAAATGTGCTTAATTTGGTTGGATTTAAGATTGAATTACCCTCTCATGGTACTATAAACTTATCATCTTTGCGAGAATTACACCTCCGTGATGTAATTTTGGACGAGAAATTTATTCAGGCTCTATGCGTAAGCTGCCACAatttagaatttttgtatttgGCGTGGTTTAAGGGACTTGCTAGTTTTCAAGTTGGTGAAAAGAATTTACCtaaactaaagaaaataaagCTGGAAAATTGCCCTTCTGAATTCCAGATGGTTGATATTGCAGCAATTAGTCTTGAAGACCTTACTATAAAAAGTTATTGGGACCTAAAGTTTGTTAAAATAACTGCTTGCAAAGCTCTCAAGAGTTTGTTCCTCAATGGTGTGGCCGTGACCGATAAATGGTTAGAGAAACTCTTTTTCAGCCTACAAAATCTTGAAAAGTTTTACTTATCCTGTTGCAATACATTGACCACAATGAAGATCTCAAGTATATGGCTCAAACAGCTCATAGTATTTGGTTGTTCTAATCTGGTTGATGCTCAAGTATATACTCCTAATTTGATACTATTCGCATTTGGTTGTTGTTCATTGCCAACGTTGAAACTAAAAGCTTCACGTTCATTAAAAGCCAATATCTCCTTTGACTCATTAGAAACCCCTGATAGTGATTGGTACAACTCTAACCTCACAAATTTTCTTGGTAGCTTCAATCATTCCTTATCTATTAAATTATCAAGCAAAAAGGATGAGGTATGTCCCGCAAATTCTCTAGCTACATTGCTTCAACAAGATAGTCGTGTTATTGATTTCTcataatttgttttcttttttcggTTGTTACAGAGGATAGTTATACCACAAGACATGAGAGTAAACTTGCTTCCTCCACTTTATGCTACTAATAATTTGCACGTAGATATTGAGAAACGATGGAAGCATTTAGTTGTAGAGGTTGTTGATAGTTTGCTTTGGATTTCTCCTCAACTGGACACCATATCTTTTAACGAGGCTCGAGTCTTAAAGACCCTGAAGGTAATTTGTTCTGACTTTGTAAAAGAACCAAATTTGCTAAGTTGTTACTAAGGTTTTGTTGCTACTTTGTGTTTTCTTTTTATGTAATATGTAATTAcgttttcttactgattttcccGGTTTTACAGTTTATACACGAAGATGCATCAAATGAAGATGAGAAGTCTTGTTGTGCATCGCTACCTTGGAAATGTTGGAGGCATAAGTTAAAGCAAGTCAAGATGCAAAACTTTTCATGTATGGAGCAACAAGAGTTGAGAGACTATTTTTTCACAAATGCACATATCTCAGAGATAATTGACGTTCCCTCAGAATGAGTCGAGTCCAAGATTTTATTTCAATACATGTACCTTAGATAGAAGCTTCCATGGGTTCTTCAGTGGGTATCTTTTCAAACTAATTTTATATCTAAGGACAAAACTCTATACCTCATAACATGAATAGTCGTTCACTTCATTCGGCAGCTCTCTCAGACTTTTTCACATTTAAAAATGTATTCTACATTCTTCTCTGTAGTTTCACTCAGAGCAAGCCAGTCTTTATTCTGCACTATTACTAccattttatgtttttctttgctGTAAGTGGAACTACTCCTTGTTCTTGCACTGTATCTATTTAAGAAGATGGATTGTGTGTAGGACCTAATTACATCTTTCAGCATTGATTGTGTGTCAAGGCTACTTGGAATTTATATTGATCCTTTGAGATGGCTGATTATAATCTGATTCTTTTCTATCGACACATTAGGATCATTTGCTGTTTGAACTTTCTGTATTAGTGAAAAATACACTCCCCACACGGGTCTATTAAATGGCGACACATGTCAGCAAAGTTAtgagaaaaatgaagaatgaaatgtAAAGATGATATGTGAGACACCCTTGGGACCGAGCATACTCGTACCGTGCCTATtagtgttggaactgacaatCATAAAATAGTTCTGGATCAGTTATGGGAGAATAGCTCATAATTACAAATGAGTAAAGAATCAATTAATCCTGGATTACATGAGATTTACCATCATTATGCCAACAGTTACAAATCACTTATGTAATGTATAATAAATGTAATAAATGATTGAAACGGTCAAAACAAGGCAAACAattacgagattgactcaacagtacgagattaactcaacaggcacgagattgactcaacaggcacgtgATTGATTCCTCAAttacggaattaactcatcagttacggaattCCAACATTTACACTGTTGTTATAAGTCTTCCAAAAATAACGGATGGattgagtaaatgctcataatggacccataattcaaggagaatggttaCTTAGATCTAGCCCTATAAATAGACATACTTTTATCTCCATCGGGGGAATCTAATTTTTCTTCACAATTATATACATTGTAATTCATAGGATCTTGCTCCCAAGTTAGCCATAGTTCGGCCCTTCAAGCACTGTTTGGCTCATcatcctatcaaggatcattcaataagaattgtttcttctctgctttatatttattatattatctattGATGTGcggctataattccatattttagtaCATTATTTACCTTACACATTAGGTgatttaatgctaaactatactttatttgcgcgtaatggagtctattttatatgTAAGTACATTGGAGAAGAAATTAGAGAAAAAGGAATATTTAAAGTATAAAGTGTGTTCGAAAACagttgaaaaaaagaaagaaagaaagaaagaagtgaggaGCGGAAAAATGAGGAAGCTGGCAAAGCAAGCTATTGAGGTCGCATTAGAGCTGGCGAGGCGAGCCTCTGAGCTCGCGTGGGAGCAGGAGACGCGAGGGGTAGGGCGAGGTTGAGCTCGCGTGGAGGCAGGCGCCGCACAGTCTGAGGCGAGATTCATGTCGCGTTTACCTCACGAGGCACGGTCTGAGGCGAGCCTGATCTGGATTTTGAAGGCTTATTTCATCTCCTTGTTAGACTTGGACTGGGGTTAtgtcgtttaggtcttttcctacacatataaataggcATTAGACACCGCTTTTGGAAGAGTTTTGCGACCGGAGGCAAGAATAGCTCGTGGAACACCTGTTGGGGGATAGAACCATCGATTTCTACATTCCTTCATCTTtactttataatttatttatgcaaaatacttgggatattgttactatgagtataagtagctaaatttctaatctagggttttgatggaacctattggaggatgatttttaTGTTacattaatatagatttgccgtaactttttctctatttgtttaactacgtttatattgtggttggttgaagagctctcaatcgactgtgcctatttagtgtgtatgactcggaagagagtgcatatttaggtagttgttgaacaacatcactcctaacgtatacgggggatcaatacagagggtttaaatatgggattaggaataacgaaaccttggtacGATCCGAGTAAGCCATAACTTAGTGCCAGCTAATATAATTTGGaagaatatatctagtaaattatggtagttaCTCGGGAGCGGAGCGAATTACGACACTCAGagagctcatgatcggtagagaaaacttaggcaaatttatagaaaacacagcagaaaggattccgacaatagggaaaatcaaAATCTTAAACCATTCCAATCCTTGTCTACAACTTGttcgtagttagttattaattactgcatttttattacgtgatatttagttagtaaatatccaatttgttatttaaatatttttgaatattgattgcgtgaatttgtgcgagtctagtagctgtgcttaataggttaattccctgtgagattcgactccggacttgttaaccgcaatatatttgcaacgaccgcttagtcctttttataaggcatagttgggcatgatcaaattttggcatcgttgccggaAATTAACGATGTTATTAGTTGCAGCTAAAAGAAGTGCTAGAATTATTAGTGTAGtctattttcttcattttaaagtaaatacattgaaattttaacgtttgtagTCTTGGATGTTagaggtgcatgcctagaaactcctcaagaactggtaAATTAttcgaagcattatcagatcctgagaaagttttcaaggcactGAATCATGCAAACAAGAAGGGCAAACAGAAACAGAACCTAATAGAACAAATCGAACCAAACATGGATGACGTAATAGAaaacccaaacaatagaaataatgcGAATAACCCGAACAATCAGGGTGTGGTGCCTCTTGTGCTAGAAGCAGCcttgtatgattgggcacaacccaccgcCGAAAATCTGGCAACCACAATTgcagtccctcagatacaagcagaattatttcaaatcacaaacaacatgttACATCTGTTGCAGAACAAGTGACTGTTCTCAGAGTCTTACATTTAAGATCCTCAGTAGCATCTAAAAAATTTCTTGTCGATATGTGTCATGCAAAAGCAACCTAATGTGACACCGGAAGCAATAAACCTGCTAATGTTTCCATTCTAGGTGACGGGAGAGGCTCCtaattcactccccataaactccatcactacttgggaggaattagtcaagcaatttttgAACAAGTTCTACCCACCAATAAGACTGCCaaacaaattgatgagatattgtGCTTCACGCAGAGACCAACAGAAACATTACAAGAAacgtgggagaggttcaagggtatgctggttaagtgtccacatcatggtATTCCAGATCAGCTATTGGGATAGAGGTTCTACATGGATTGGCAAACAACttaaaggccaatgttgatgcttcagcaagtggagcatttttgagcaaatcatTCAGAGAATGCAAGATCCTACTTGATAAAATGACTCAAAACTCAAGATGGATGACAAGAAACTCTACAATCACTCCTATCGTTCACTCTGTGGCTTTAGACCCCAACAACTCCATAGCCAAAAATATGGCCACTCTGATGAcgcaaatgagtatcctcaccaaaaagATCGATGAATCAGGCCAGAAGCAGCAAGTACACATAGTTGATGCGACTAATGGGGGCTTATGTACGCCATGCATTAACCAACTATAGGTATTCTCTTGGAGTGCAAAAAGTGACAACCAGCACTATCAGAAAGCTATGAACTATGTGGACAACTATTGAGGACAgaggcaaggtggtcagaattgggggcaacagaatcaacaatatagaccaGCACAACAACAATACAATAATAGCAGCAATCCTGGAGCTATGCGACCACAAGGTTAAGTTGTGCTTTACCAAAGGCAACAAGGATACAACCAGCAAAATCAGCAACTAGCGTATCAatagcctcaacaacaacagataGTAAGACAAGATGATGGGTTGTTTGAAATTAAAGGAATGTTGCAACAACTGATTGGGGCCAATGGAAAAATGCAAGAGAGAGTGGACGCACATGACTCAACGATAAAAGGCATTGAGATTCAATTAGGGTAGATATCAATGGCTCTGAATAATCGCCCCAAGGGACGTTACCTGCAGACACACATGTCAATCCAAAAGAGCAGAGCCCGAAGCAGCTTATGGCAGTGAGTCTAAGAAATGGTAGAGATCTAGATCTAGAGTAAGAAATTGCTCGCGAAAGCCGGCCAACTGAAACTCTTGTGCCAGTACCCATTGAGGTAGATGATCCAACAGGGTTGACTGAGGTAACGATACAACATGCACAAGAGGACGcaagcaaagaaaaagaggttgTGAATGAGACTGAGGTGGTGCAAGAAAAGGCAGTAGAAGCAGTGCCCGAGCAGGATCAAACTCAAATCACAGGAAGGAAGTGACCTCCAGCACCATTCCCACAGATATTGGCCAAATATCAGAAGGATGAGCAGtataagaaattcatggagatgttAAAACAAATCCAGGTGAACATTCCACTGATTGATGCCTTAAGGGAGATGCCTCCGTATGCCAAAATGATGAAGGATTTGATGTCTCGCAAGTTCGACTTCCAAGACTTGGCCATTGTTACACTAACCCGGACCTGTAGTGCTATCGTGGCGAGACCCATAGCTGAGAAGTTGTCAGACCCGGGGAATTTCACGTGATTCATGATAGagaggtaatgtcgttgacctccatgttagagtaagtaagtgaattatgaataatgcatggtatttgtgagtcaaatcttgaggtgaggaTGTTACACCTTTGTGCTTAGtatattttaaagattcttggtgtgaCGAGTTAAGTGAATTGCTTAAAAAGGTCATGTttataagtgtagtttgattgctcgaggacgagaaaCGTTGAAGTATGGGGTATTGATGTGCGGCTATAATTCCACATTTTAGTGATTATTTACCTTACATTTTAGGTGCTTTAATGCTAGACTATACTTTATTTAtgcgtaatggagtctattttaagTGTAGGTACAATAGAGATAAAATTAGAGCAAAAGGAATATTTAAAGTATAAAGCGTGCTCGAAAACAGTtggaaggaagaaagaaagaagtgagcagCGGAAAAATGAGGAAGCTGGCGAAGCAAGCTATTGAGCTCGCGTTAGAGCTGGCGAGGTGAGCCTCTGAGCTCCCGTGGGAGCAGGCGACCCGAGGGGTAAGGCGAGGTTGAGCTCACGTGGAGGCAGACACCGCACAATCTGAGGCGAGATTCATCTCGCGTTTACCTCACGAGGCACGGTCTGAGGCGAGCCTAATCCGGATTTTGAAGGCTTATTTCATCTCCTTGTTAGACTTGGACGGGGTTATGTCGTTTAgatcttttcctacacatataaataggcATTAAACACTACTTTTGGAAGAGTTTTGCGACCGGAGGCAAGAATAGCTCGTGGAacacctgttgggggataaaaccATCAATTTCTGCATTCTTTcatctttactttgtaatttatttatgcaaaatacttgggatattgttactatgagtatgggTAGCTAAActtctaatctagggttttgatgaaacctattggaggatgattttccttttacgttaatatagatttgtcgtagctttttctctatttgttcaactacgtttatattgtggttggttgaagagctcttaATCGGCTGTGCCTATTTACTGCGTATTACTcggaagagagtgcatatttaggttgttgttgaacaacatcactcctaacatatatgagggatcaatacggaggatttaaaggtgggattaggaataacgaaatcttggtgcgatccgagtgagccgtaacttagtgccagctagcgtaattcggaagaatatgtctagtaaattgtggcaGTTACTTGGGGGACAATTACAACACTCAGagagctcatgatcggtagagaaaacgtaggcaaatttatagaaaatataGCGGAAAAGATTCTTacaataggggaaatcagaaCCTAAGACCATTCCAATTCTCGTCTACAACTTGTTtgtagttagttattaattactgcattttcattacgtgatatttagttagtaaacatccaatttgttatttaaatatttctgaatATTGATTGCATGAGTTTGTGCGAGTCTAGTAGTTGTGtttaataggttaattccctgtgagATTTGACTCAGGACTTGTcaaccggaatatatttgcaacgaccgcttagtcctttttataaggcatagttgggcgtgataatctatcattgaatttatttttcactTCTCTATCATGTTGTATTAACGAAAATTTATATCTTTCGAATCGAATCGGTTGCTTGTGGCCcgtcatataaaatttattactttgaccttgaaaatcatttttgggttaaacagtttggttccgttaccgggaactCGAGCAAATTTTTTATTCATCCAAAGATATTAACAATTATTTTTAACTAGTATTTAGAGTACGCGCGTTGTGCGTGTattttatatcaataaatataaattttataaaaattacatAGACATTATTTACAAAAGTGTCTGAATTAttaaatgaaaatttaaaaaatccaaattcctgaaaaaatgatgaacaataatcaCATTTATCTAACTCAATAAAAGAACATCTATGCTCTACAAAATACCTTATTATTTGGACTTTCGTTAGGAACAGATTTatcatgataaagagattatacATACTAATAAATATCGTTACTTTCATAGGTCAATAATGATGGGTATATCAATTAGCCATATATCCCTAATTTGATATTTATTTGCGATTAATGCAATATCTATCCGCCGGATAGATTATCGACactgtgaaaaattgtgaaactcTATGACATCACTTTGGAAAGTATTTTATTaacattttttaaaaagaatagtTTGAAAAAGCTAACATTTTTAACATTATTCACcttaaatctttaaaaatttagttaatttgaaaataattgtgAGCTCATGAGTTTTGCTTTAAGTTTTCATCTCTACGTATCTTGAAGTGGAAGACTTTTAATGT contains:
- the LOC107830649 gene encoding F-box/FBD/LRR-repeat protein At1g13570-like is translated as MGGGVYMDLIIVVLLPLLLFGVYLLQILPQFGVGMAVTTINICLFCGIVDFKFVGEFHQSNMEDTRDRISQLPEPILHHILSFLLVKDAVRMSTLSKIWTSALNSLSYLDFGEDFFYGPQDMRNLLKAVTQILVIRLKHKISVEKFWLRLPYLRRRFYYVHRWIKLLVACNVKEFDLSVGRRIYEGKQLHNKLPEVIFDAKALNVLNLVGFKIELPSHGTINLSSLRELHLRDVILDEKFIQALCVSCHNLEFLYLAWFKGLASFQVGEKNLPKLKKIKLENCPSEFQMVDIAAISLEDLTIKSYWDLKFVKITACKALKSLFLNGVAVTDKWLEKLFFSLQNLEKFYLSCCNTLTTMKISSIWLKQLIVFGCSNLVDAQVYTPNLILFAFGCCSLPTLKLKASRSLKANISFDSLETPDSDWYNSNLTNFLGSFNHSLSIKLSSKKDEVCPANSLATLLQQDSRVIDFS